Part of the Ornithinimicrobium flavum genome, AGGGACAGGCCGATGACCGTGATGACGGTGCCGGTGACCACCTCGGGGAAGAAGCGCAGCAGCTGGGTGAACAGCGGGGAGATCAGGAAGCAGATGACCCCGGCGACGATGACGGCCCCGGAGATCGCCCGCAGGCCCTCCGGGCCGCCCCCGGCGGCGGTGCCGATGGCGATCATGGAGGTGACGGCCACGAACGAGGTGCCCTGCACGATCGGCTGCCTGGCCCCGATCCTCCACACCCCGATGCTCTGCAGGAGGGTGGCCAGCCCGGCCAGGAAGAGCGCTGCCGACACCAGGTAGGTGAGGTCGGCACCGCTCAGGCCGAGCGCCCCGCCCACGATGAGGGGGACGGCGACCACCCCGGCATACATGGACAGGACGTGCTGGAAGCCGTAGAGGAAGAGCTGGGTGGCGGGCAGCACCTCGTCGACGGGGTGCTTGCCCCCCTCGACGGTCACCCGGTCGGCCATGGCTGCGCTCCTTCGCGTCGTTCCCCCACCGGCGCGAACGTAGACCGGCCCCGGCCCGCTGTCAAGGTCGACGGCGGCCGGGTCAGGGGGCAGCATGGGCCCATGACCGCAGCGCCGACGCCTCCTCCGCTGGACCTGCTCGTCCTCGCTCCCCGGGCGGTGCTGCCCGGTTCCGACGAGGAGCGTTCGGTCCGGCTGAGGGTGAACGGCGGCAGGATCTGCCTGCTCGAGGACCTGGCGGAGGGGGAGCCGGACGAGGGGAGGCTCCCGACCGCGGCACGCACGCTTCGGCTGGCCCCCGACGAGGTGCTGCTGCCCGGCCTGGTGGACACCCACGTCCACGTCAACGAGCCCGGGCGGACCGAGTGGGAGGGGTTCGCGAGCGCCACCCGCGCGGCGGCGGCCGGCGGGGTCACGACTCTCCTGGACATGCCGCTCAACTCCGTCCCCTCGACGGTGACGCTCCAGGCCCTGCGGCTGAAGCAGGAGGTGGCCCGCGACCAGGTGGCGGTGGACGTCGGCTTCTGGGGCGGCGCCGTCCCCGACCACCTCGACGACCTCCCCGCGCTGCACGAGGCGGGTGTCTTCGGCTTCAAGTGCTTCCTCGCCGACTCCGGGGTGGCGGAGTTCCCGCACCTGGAGCCCGAGGTCTTCGCCGACGCCATGGCGCGGACGGCACGCCTGGACGCGCTGATGATCGTCCACGCCGAGGACGCCGACGCCCTGGAGCGCTCGGCCCCGCCGACCGGCGCGACCCTGGGCTACGACGACTTCCTCGCCTCCCGGCCCACGGACGCCGAGACCCTGGCCGTCCAGCTCGTCCTGGACCAGGCCCGGCGCAGCGGAGGCCGCGCGCACGTGCTGCACCTGTCCGCCGCGGACGCCCTCACCCAGCTGCGACGGGCGCGGGCCGAGGGGGTCGACGTGAGCGTCGAGACCTGCCCGCACTACCTCACCCTCACCGCCGAGGACGTCCCTGCCGGCGGGACGCAGTTCAAGTGCTGCCCCCCGATCCGGGAGAGCGCGAACCGGGACCGGCTCTGGCGGGGCCTGGAGGACGGCGACATCGACATGGTCGTCTCCGACCACTCTCCCTCGACCGCCGACCTCAAACGGCTGGACACCGGCGACTTCGGGACCGCCTGGGGCGGCATCGCCTCCGTCCAGCTGGGCCTGCCCGCCGTGTGGGACGAGGCCCGCCGGCGCGGCATACCCCTGGCCCGGGTGGTCCGCTGGATGGCCACCAACCCGGCCGACCGGGTGGGTCTGGCCACGAAGGGCCGGCTCGCCGTGGGCGCCGA contains:
- the allB gene encoding allantoinase AllB, translating into MTAAPTPPPLDLLVLAPRAVLPGSDEERSVRLRVNGGRICLLEDLAEGEPDEGRLPTAARTLRLAPDEVLLPGLVDTHVHVNEPGRTEWEGFASATRAAAAGGVTTLLDMPLNSVPSTVTLQALRLKQEVARDQVAVDVGFWGGAVPDHLDDLPALHEAGVFGFKCFLADSGVAEFPHLEPEVFADAMARTARLDALMIVHAEDADALERSAPPTGATLGYDDFLASRPTDAETLAVQLVLDQARRSGGRAHVLHLSAADALTQLRRARAEGVDVSVETCPHYLTLTAEDVPAGGTQFKCCPPIRESANRDRLWRGLEDGDIDMVVSDHSPSTADLKRLDTGDFGTAWGGIASVQLGLPAVWDEARRRGIPLARVVRWMATNPADRVGLATKGRLAVGADADLVVFAPEEAWDVDVTRLKHKNPVSAYADRHLVGRVRQTYLRGERVQDDRPPAGRLLERPR